The nucleotide sequence GTGTTAGTAATGCGTAAGCTTCTCTAACAATATATTGATGTGTCCTTTGCTCATGTGCATAATTTTCAATTGTTGAGCCAATAACGATATTTAGCAAAATAGCAATGTTTAAAAAAATATTTTTCATGATGTGGTATCTTTCTACATATTTATTGAAGTTATAATTTTTAAACCCAGAGTGATACTAAACCGTCTTAAAAATAAAATTAAATACTCTTATTACTTAGTTTAAACTATACTGAATACCTAATCCAACTAACCAAGAACTATATGCAGGCAATCCTCCGCCGAAATTCGGAGAGCCTGTCAATTGTTTTCTTAACTGGATAAATCCATCAGCGTTTTTTGTAATTACTAAACCAACTTTTAGTGCAACATCAAATGAAAGTGAAAAATCCGAGTTCTCGCCGTAAATTGAATTTTCGGATGATACATTTGCAATACCAGGGCCGAAGAGCAATTGTATATAGACATTATCTATATCCCATTTGTGTGCTACTAATAATGGAAATTCAGACAAAGTTACAGTTTTATCAGCCCCATTTTCATTAGATTTCCAGAGATTATATTCAAGCTGTAAACTCCAGCCCAATCCTGTTGGAAAATTAACGAAAGCACCAAACCAAGGTCCTGTATCTAAGTTAACATCATCAGGCAATTGTATCCCTCCATAAATTCCAAAGCCAAGTCTTTTTGATGATGATTCTTGAGCATAAGCAGTTATAAAAACCATTGTTAACAAATAAATAAATAATATTTTTTTCATAATTTATTTTCCTCTTTGTTATCCTGTTTAGCTTCTACTGGTTTGTTAGCTTGAACTACTGCAATTTTTTCTCCGGCTTTGACGGTTTCTTTCTTTGCTTGTAATTCTTCGTAATTCTTTTTCTTCTGGATTCTTTCTTCAGGAAGAAGAGTCACAAAATCATAAACAAGGTTTTCTCTCTGGAATTCTGAAAATTCATAAGTATCAGTCATATAAATACATTCAGTAGGGCAGGGGAATACACACAACTGACAGTAACAGCATTTAGCAAAATCTATATTGAATGTCGTAACCCAGAGAGCTTTCTTTTTACCGTTTGATGTTGTTCCGAGATCTTCTCCCGGAATAGATTTAACTGTTTCAATTTCAATACAATTTACCGGACAAGCACGAGCACATTGATCACAGCCGATACAGTCATCCATATTAACATAAAGTCTGTTACGTTCTCTTTCCGGTAGTTGTGGTTTTACCGATGGATACTGAATTGTTACTGCAGGAATGAAAACGTGACGTAATGTTACTTTCATTCCGATAAGAATCGTGTATAAACCTTGCCAGAAATTGTAAAAATAATTTTTCATATTAAATCAATACTATCAATCCAACTAATAAAAGAATTACAAAAGAAATTGGAATTAAATATTTCCAGCAGAATGCCATTAGCTGATCAACTCTGAATCTTGGTAATGTCCATCTTAACCACATTTGAACGAAGACAAAGAATAATCCTTTTGCTGTGAACCAAAAAAATTGTTCAATCGGAACTAACCAGGTCCAGCCAAGTGTGTTACCGAGATATCCGAATGGGGATTGATATCCGCCAAAGAACATAATTGCAACAATTGCAGATACAGCAAACATATTTGCGTACTCAGCAAGGAAGAACATTGCGAATTTCATTCCTGAGTATTCTGTGTGATAACCTGACACTAATTCTGATTCTGCTTCAGGAATATCAAAAGGTGTTCTGTTAACTTCTGCGAGTGTGCTTGTGTAAATTATCAAGCATCCCATAATCATTAATGGAAGTAATAATATTTTCTGAATACCGAATTCGGGACCGCCGAAAATGTACCAATTCCAGAAATATGCTGTTTGCATTTCGCTTAAATCATAAAAACTAAGAGTTCCACTGATTATGACAATTGTTAAAATTATGAGCAGAGTTGGAATTTCATAACTAATAATCTGCGCTGCAGAACGCATTGCACCAAGCAGTGAATATTTATTATTTGATGCCCAGCCTGCCATCAGAATACCTGCAACAACAAGTCCGGTTATTCCAACAATGAAAATAATTCCAAGATCTATTTTTGAACCTATGAAAAATCCTGAGAAGGGAATTACAGCAAAAGCTCCGTAACTTCCCATAAACACTAACAAAGGTGCAAAGTTGAAGAGAGTTTTATCAGTGTCCCTTGCAACTAAATCTTCTTTTTGTAAAAGTTTTATTATGTCAGCAACAGTCTGGAGAATTCCGTGGTAACCTGTACGCATTGGTCCCAAACGATCCTGCATATGAGCAGAAACTTTTCTTTCAGCTAAAACTGCAGCCAGGGCAAAAGGCAAAATAAAAACAAATAAAGGCAACAGACTAACAATGAACATTGCAAGAATTTCACTTCCGGTAAGATTAAATAACCATTCGTACATCATCTGTCGATTTCTCCTAAAACAATATCAACGCTGCAAAGATTTCCAAGAACAGATAATGTAGAAAGAAAAGTATCTACACTAATTAAAGAGAATAATTTGAAGTAGTGAAGCATAATTATTTTACTAAAATCATTTTTTTAACATTAACATAATCATTCACATTCAATCGGTAAATATATACACTGCTGGCAAGTTTACTTGCATCAAAGCTCACTTCGAACTTCCCAACTTCTTTAAATTCATCAACAAGTGTAGCTACTTCATTTCCCAGAATATCATATACTTTGATAGCGACATTTCCTGATATTGGTATTTGATACTTTATTGTAGTTGTTGCGTTAAATGGATTAGGATAATTCTGTTCCAAAGCATATTCTGTCACCACTTCTGAACCTGAATATGAAATAACATTTTGATTTTGCTTTGGTAAAACATTTTCCTCAGCAGATATATTTGCCATTGCATACTCACCTCCAATGTTTTCTTCAACTACAATACGAACTCTTACTTTTTTATTTCCTATTCCGTTTGTGTTTATTGAAAACGATTCTCCATAATACGGAATGACGTTCTGCTTTGTAAATGTTACAACAGTGTATTCACCGATCACATTATTTGTATTTGCATTTATGAGTTGAAGTTTGAATTTCACAAACTCATTCTCTGCAAGGCTTTGAACTGCATTTAATGAATCAGATACACCATATTCTATGGAAAAATCAAACTGTGAAGAATTCGTAACATTAAATTTCTGAGTGCTCAGGTAGTAATTCAACGTATCAAGGTTTGTGAAATCTGGATTTATTCCGGTTGGAATAAAATCAATTATGTTGCCATTAAGATTTACGTCCCCTAATGTGAAATAAAACTCAGCGCTGTCACCTATTACGATACCCTTCCTACCACAGGCTATTGGTATTTCTGTTACTTTTTGAAGACTTCCAAGACTGGCAGACATTGTAAAGCTGTAAGGCAATGTTGTATTCTGGAATGACATTGCGTACATATTATTTGTACTTGAACCATTACTCAGGTGAGTTTGCTTACCTGTTGTCCCAAGATTTTTTTCTGAACCCCAATACCAAACCTGTCTGAACTTATTTCTCGTACCACTCTGGTCGCCATAAGCAATGATTGCTTTCCCATCATCTGTAGTTCTCATACTGTGGCTGCTTACATTTGTGCCGAAAATATAAAACTGATAGTTGAAGTAAGTAACAACTTGCTTTTGACCTATTCCATCTAAATAATTTTCACCGAACCAGCTAATACGGTAATCATTATTAGGCATAACACTTATTGATGGTTGCTCGTTTTTAGAAAAACCTGCCTGACCATACGCTAAAAGTTGTGATTGCTGGATATCACTTGCACCATTTATCGGAACTAAATTTGCAAATTCAATAAATGTCTGATCTCTGTCCCAAGCTAACCAAAAACTATTTAATTGAAGTTTAGAAGTTCCGATTGTTGGATTATTTCTGAACGCTTCAAATGGATTTGAAATGGTGCGAGGATCGAAATACCAATAAAAGTCGTAGTAGGGTGGATAGGGTGGATTTGAAATAGTAACTTTTTGACCAAGACTATAAAAAATTTCACCCGAAGCATTCCAGGCAACCATTAATCTTGTGTATGTCCAGGCAATTACTGGTTTTGAATCCGGAGTTACTTGACCCCATATAGAATTATCTGCAACTATTGATTCACATTTAAATACACCATTTTCATAATATTGTGCGGCTATCACAGATTCATCTCTATTATATACAATAATTATATCATTAGTGCCTGGATAAAAATCTATTGATGGATGAGTTGCAATTCCACCATAGATTGGTTTGCCACCATTCATTATTTCCCAGGTCTGTCCGCTGTTCGTACTTCTTTCATACCAAACTTTGTTCATACTCTCATAAACAATATGCAAGTGACCACTGTTTGTTTTGATAAATCTTCTCTGCCCGGGATTTTGATAAGCAGTCGTAGTATTAGAATGGTGAGGGTATTTGTAAAGCGCGATATATGTCTCATTGTTAATTGGTGTGATCGTTCGTGGATTGGGCACTAATAAATTATCACTCCAGCCAGCATAATTATACAACTTCCCATTGACGCTGATTGGATTGTAAGCTGTTAATTCAAAGCTATTGCCCCAGTAAACGATTTTATTAATAGGTGAATTATATGGAATATTGTTAGTTGATTGAATTAAGTTTTTTATATCTACCTGGCCATTATTTTCTGTGTCAAATTCAAAATTATTTTTAAGCGTTAGTGAAAAAGGATCCGGATATAGGTACACAACTCCTGAAATATCATCTGTTTCAAGCGTTCTCTTTTTCGTTTCGTTCGTACTACTATAACCATACATTGTTTTTTCACCATCAGTATTACCATACAAATCATGTAAGTTTAATGCATGGCCTAATTCATGAGTTGCAATGTTTTGTACGTCCATTCTACCAGTTTGACTTGTAGTTGTCCATTGATAAGATACACCATTAAAATAAATATCGGATTCAAATATTTCATT is from Ignavibacteriota bacterium and encodes:
- a CDS encoding outer membrane beta-barrel protein — translated: MKKILFIYLLTMVFITAYAQESSSKRLGFGIYGGIQLPDDVNLDTGPWFGAFVNFPTGLGWSLQLEYNLWKSNENGADKTVTLSEFPLLVAHKWDIDNVYIQLLFGPGIANVSSENSIYGENSDFSLSFDVALKVGLVITKNADGFIQLRKQLTGSPNFGGGLPAYSSWLVGLGIQYSLN
- a CDS encoding NADH-quinone oxidoreductase subunit I; translated protein: MKNYFYNFWQGLYTILIGMKVTLRHVFIPAVTIQYPSVKPQLPERERNRLYVNMDDCIGCDQCARACPVNCIEIETVKSIPGEDLGTTSNGKKKALWVTTFNIDFAKCCYCQLCVFPCPTECIYMTDTYEFSEFQRENLVYDFVTLLPEERIQKKKNYEELQAKKETVKAGEKIAVVQANKPVEAKQDNKEENKL
- the nuoH gene encoding NADH-quinone oxidoreductase subunit NuoH; the protein is MMYEWLFNLTGSEILAMFIVSLLPLFVFILPFALAAVLAERKVSAHMQDRLGPMRTGYHGILQTVADIIKLLQKEDLVARDTDKTLFNFAPLLVFMGSYGAFAVIPFSGFFIGSKIDLGIIFIVGITGLVVAGILMAGWASNNKYSLLGAMRSAAQIISYEIPTLLIILTIVIISGTLSFYDLSEMQTAYFWNWYIFGGPEFGIQKILLLPLMIMGCLIIYTSTLAEVNRTPFDIPEAESELVSGYHTEYSGMKFAMFFLAEYANMFAVSAIVAIMFFGGYQSPFGYLGNTLGWTWLVPIEQFFWFTAKGLFFVFVQMWLRWTLPRFRVDQLMAFCWKYLIPISFVILLLVGLIVLI
- a CDS encoding T9SS type A sorting domain-containing protein, giving the protein MKTLLNKQLSLIVLIFISFNFFIVEAQMLKVEMEEISVNSPLIIKGIVSKKWSEYDTNGKDIITIVEFNVIETIKGTSSEKQRVVVPGGIIGDVGMMVSHTPQFDLGEESIVFITNDYKGRQTVTEWIQGNFEIINNKIFYEGDEIDANGFILGLKNFIQKGEQGKIEINYKSPNNGPNSPESVPSVSSITPNIGPALRPFAINPNDPFNPGERGTIIDIYGSNFGTTQGTSVVRFYESGSIPVDAQYVLLWSDTHIQCKIPGGQYTLAGKFPHTSSGLIYVITSGGTSNGEQFNVTFSTPNKKFLDPQITFYVNQNGTPDTEDEFTEIQNSIQNWNIVGHSNLSFVYGGTTTRTPQSSDNYNDFGWIESNWPYASSAIGVNIWGFNPNPWLNEIFESDIYFNGVSYQWTTTSQTGRMDVQNIATHELGHALNLHDLYGNTDGEKTMYGYSSTNETKKRTLETDDISGVVYLYPDPFSLTLKNNFEFDTENNGQVDIKNLIQSTNNIPYNSPINKIVYWGNSFELTAYNPISVNGKLYNYAGWSDNLLVPNPRTITPINNETYIALYKYPHHSNTTTAYQNPGQRRFIKTNSGHLHIVYESMNKVWYERSTNSGQTWEIMNGGKPIYGGIATHPSIDFYPGTNDIIIVYNRDESVIAAQYYENGVFKCESIVADNSIWGQVTPDSKPVIAWTYTRLMVAWNASGEIFYSLGQKVTISNPPYPPYYDFYWYFDPRTISNPFEAFRNNPTIGTSKLQLNSFWLAWDRDQTFIEFANLVPINGASDIQQSQLLAYGQAGFSKNEQPSISVMPNNDYRISWFGENYLDGIGQKQVVTYFNYQFYIFGTNVSSHSMRTTDDGKAIIAYGDQSGTRNKFRQVWYWGSEKNLGTTGKQTHLSNGSSTNNMYAMSFQNTTLPYSFTMSASLGSLQKVTEIPIACGRKGIVIGDSAEFYFTLGDVNLNGNIIDFIPTGINPDFTNLDTLNYYLSTQKFNVTNSSQFDFSIEYGVSDSLNAVQSLAENEFVKFKLQLINANTNNVIGEYTVVTFTKQNVIPYYGESFSINTNGIGNKKVRVRIVVEENIGGEYAMANISAEENVLPKQNQNVISYSGSEVVTEYALEQNYPNPFNATTTIKYQIPISGNVAIKVYDILGNEVATLVDEFKEVGKFEVSFDASKLASSVYIYRLNVNDYVNVKKMILVK